In Thermanaerovibrio velox DSM 12556, the genomic stretch GGAGCGGTTTTTTAGTCCCCGCCCCATCCCCTCTCGCGTCGCCCGTCCTCCCCTTTTGCCCCAATCCCTTGCATTGGCTGGTGCTCCTTATACTCTTCGGAAGCTTCAAGTCACCGCTCCCCCTGTGTTGCCCCGCCGTAACCGTCCGATTACGCTGCGGAATAATCGTTCATATCTAAAAACAAAGTTCGAATAAAACTTTCATACTTGAAGATTTTTTGTATCAATATAGTATCTTTAGCGGGGTCGTTTGGGCTTTTTGTGTTGATTTTGGAAGGAGGATGTGCAGTGGAGGGAAGGGAGACCTTTTCGAGCAAGTTGGGGTTCGTGTTGGCCTGTGTGGGCGCTGCCATGGGGCTTGGGAGCATATGGCTTTTCCCCTGGAGGCTTGGGGCGTTCGGAGGAGCCGCGTTCCTCATCCCCTATCTGGCCTTCACCTTTGGTCTTGCGGTCACCGGTCTCATGGGGGAGTTCGCCTTCGGCAGGAGCCAGAAGGCGGGGGCCATAAGGGCTTTCGGGAGGGTCCTTTCGGAGCGGGGGTTCCGCTTCGGTGGAGCCATTGGGCTGATCCCCGTCCTTGGGGTAAGCGGGGTGTTCATCTTCTACCTCATAGTTTGCGGGTGGGTGCTCAAGTACCTGGTCCTGTCGGTGATCGGGGCCTTCTCAAACATGGACCCCGCTGCCTACTTCCAGGCCTTCGCGGGCAGTTGGGAGAGTGTGCTTTGGCACTTGGCCGCCATGGCCCTTACCATGCTCATAATAGCCCGGGGAGTTCAAGGGGGCATAGAGAGCTCCAACAAGGTCATGATGCCCGCCCTCTTCCTGATACTGCTGGCTTTGATGGTGAGATCCCTCACGCTTCCCGGGGCTATGAAGGGCGTTGAGTTCCTGCTGCTCCCCAAGTGGCACCACCTGATGGATCCCAAGACCTGGGTGATGGCCCTTGGCATGGCCTTCTTCACCGTGTGCCTCGGCGGGGCCGCCATGTTGGTTTACGGCAGTTACCTCAAGGACGGGGAGGACATACCCTCCTCGGCGATGAACACCGCCCTCTGGACCACCGTGGCCTCCATCCTGTCCGCCCTGGTGACCATTCCAGCGGCCTTTGCCTTCGGCCTTGACGTAAATGCCGGGCCGTCCCTGCTGTTCATAACCGTGCCTCACATCTTCGGCTCCATGCCGGGGGGCTACGTCTTCGGCATCCTGTTCTTCCTGTGCGTGCTCTTCGCTGCCATATCCTCCGCCATAAACCTCATGGAGGTTCCGGTGGAGGCGGTCATGGACAGGTTCGGCCTTTCCAGGAAGAGCAGCTCCATCCTTGTGGCGGCCCTGGGTTTTCTTCTTGGGGTGCCCATGGCGGTGAACCTCAACCTCTTCGGAAGCTTCGCCGACGCGGTCACCACCTACGTGGTGCCCTTTGGGGCGGTGCTCTCCGCGGTGGTGTTCTTCTGGTTCTACGGCGCCGATCGCGCCAGGGAGGAGGTTAACAGGGGGGCCCGCAAGAAGCTCGGGGCCTGGTGGAACTTTCACGCCAAGTACGTATTCGTGCTCACCTCCGTGGCGGTGTTGGTCTTGGGCATAGTTATGGGGGGCTTCTAGATCCCGAGGAGCGGGACAAAACAAGCCCCTTGGGGTAGGAAAACTGGAAAATAACGAGGGCAGGAGGGGCAAACCCCCCTGCCCTTTACTATTCCCCTCCCTCGCCTCTTTTGCCCCTTTTGCCTCTTAGGATCCCTTTTTAACGTATCCCTTGGGTATCTCAAAGAGCCCCTTGGGGAGCATTCTGAGCTTTGGGTTCTTTATCTCCATGGACCATCTTCCATAACGGTCCCCAACCTTTACTGTGACACCGGTCTTCTGGTCGGTCCAACGGATGAGATCCTCCTTGACGCCTCCAACCGTCCGGGTTATGAAGCTCTTAGAGCACCTCATCCCTCCCACCAGCTCCTGACCCGAATATGTCTCATCGATTGTGCCCGGCACCCCCTCAGGGGAGAAGTAGGGCATGGCGTTCTCCAAGGGCCTCTCCTCGTAGGTCCTTTCCGCGGTCTTTAGGGTCCATAAGACCCCAAGGTCTGGCCGGGCGATCTGCACGGTCCCGGTGCCCTCGATCCTCACCCCCGAGGAGCTTATATAGGCCCGATAGCTCATGGCACCGCTAGGCCCCTTGTATATCATGTACCCCTCGTAATCCATGGGAGGGAGGGCCACCCCAAGGGCCAGATGGGGCAGGAAAAGACCCACCACCAGCCCCAGGATCGGGACCAGTGCCCGCAAAGGGTTCAACTTCATCTTCATTTATTGCTCCTCCTTTTTCATGGGAATTTATGTTTATTATATTATAATCCTAGATTCCATAACAGTTCATGGGGGTGGTGTAGAGATGCGCGGGTCTGACTTCGAGAGCTCCATATCCCGGGTTGACGAAGCCCTTTACGGCCTTATGAGGAGGGAACAGGCTCGTCAGAGGCATGGGCTTGAGATGATAGCCTCTGAGAACTTCGTTCCACGGGCCATACTGGAGGCCCAGGGCTCTGTCCTCACCAACAAGTACGCGGAGGGGTACCCTCACAAGAAGTACTACGGGGGATGCGAGTTCGTGGAGGAGATAGAGGATCTGGCCATAAGGCGGGCCTGCGAGCTCTTCGGGGCGGAGCATGCCAACGTTCAGCCCCACTCGGGCACCACCGCTAACATGGCGGTCTACTTCACGGTGATGAAACCCCAGGACACCATGTTGGCCATGAAGCTTGATCAGGGGGGGCGACCTGTCCCACGGGCATCCGCTTAACTTCACGGGGCTCATATACAACGTGGTGGGCTACGGGGTCCGGCGGGACACGGAGACCATAGATTACGACGAGGTGATGAAGCTGGCCCTGGAGCACCGGCCGAAGGTTATAGTAGCCGGTGCCAGCGCCTACCCCAGGTTCATAGACTTCAAGGCCTTCCGGGAGATTGCGGACCGGGTGGGGGCGGTTCTCATGGTGGACATGGCCCACATAGCGGGGCTGGTGGCCGGGGGGGTGCATCCGAACCCGGTTCCCCATTCGGACTTTGTAACCACCACCACTCACAAGACCCTGAGGGGGCCAAGGGGGGCCATGGTGCTCTGCAAGTCCCAGTACGCCAAGGACCTGGACCGAACGGTCTTCCCGGGGGTACAGGGAGGGCCCCTGGTGCACGTGATAGCCGGCAAGGCGGCCTGCTTCCACCTGGCCATGAGGGATGACTTCAAGGAGTATGCCGCGGCGGTGGTGAAAAACGCCAAGGTCCTCGCGGAGGCCCTGATGGAGCGGGGTTTCCGGCTGGTGAGCGGGGGAACGGACAACCACATGGTCCTGGTTGACCTGAGGTCCAAG encodes the following:
- a CDS encoding sodium-dependent transporter; the encoded protein is MEGRETFSSKLGFVLACVGAAMGLGSIWLFPWRLGAFGGAAFLIPYLAFTFGLAVTGLMGEFAFGRSQKAGAIRAFGRVLSERGFRFGGAIGLIPVLGVSGVFIFYLIVCGWVLKYLVLSVIGAFSNMDPAAYFQAFAGSWESVLWHLAAMALTMLIIARGVQGGIESSNKVMMPALFLILLALMVRSLTLPGAMKGVEFLLLPKWHHLMDPKTWVMALGMAFFTVCLGGAAMLVYGSYLKDGEDIPSSAMNTALWTTVASILSALVTIPAAFAFGLDVNAGPSLLFITVPHIFGSMPGGYVFGILFFLCVLFAAISSAINLMEVPVEAVMDRFGLSRKSSSILVAALGFLLGVPMAVNLNLFGSFADAVTTYVVPFGAVLSAVVFFWFYGADRAREEVNRGARKKLGAWWNFHAKYVFVLTSVAVLVLGIVMGGF